A portion of the Acidobacteriota bacterium genome contains these proteins:
- a CDS encoding ABC transporter ATP-binding protein: MNMPGVVTRVRQAAKRLPLMPRTFALVWNAAPGWNLLWLILLAVQSVIPVGIVTLTRLLVDGLAEAIGGGLGWDNIRGPVLVAAAMGGLQLLSMGLQGVTGWVTTIQGEIVRDVLTRRLHAQSIALDYRHYEDPDFYDRLHRARAGGADLPLAQVTAMGSMLQSSLTLVAMTAVLLRYGPWVPLALLIGTAPTLFIVIRNSRRLYRWSRESTPEQRRVWYYDWLITARDNAAELRQFGLGEYWKRLYEQHRIKLRKERLSLARRQAAGQFTAGAMGMAAGGAALAWMGRGAMRGALSLGDIALFAQAFNQGQSLIRSLLQNSGQMYTNLLYLGDFFEFLELVPADGNGKDLKRDPENERNGATSRNLRPVELRLEGIAFTYPGSKTPAVNDLSLDIAAGKITAVVGENGAGKSTLIKLLTRLHEPSEGRIFWNGRDIRDIPPDEIRKRTAVLLQNPMHYQETVGTNIRLGRLEAGSEDVREAARASGASEFVERLPRDYETQLGRMFEGGVDLSIGEWQKLALARALARPAEIFLLDEPTSALDAWAESDWYTRLRRALGGRTALIITHRLTTAQRADRVYVMTGGRIVESGTPEALLASGGRYAEAWASQTKSFEPVPSIET, encoded by the coding sequence ATGAACATGCCCGGCGTGGTAACCCGCGTCCGGCAGGCCGCCAAACGCCTGCCTCTCATGCCCCGCACCTTCGCCCTCGTCTGGAACGCGGCTCCGGGCTGGAACCTGCTCTGGCTGATTCTCCTGGCCGTGCAGAGCGTCATTCCCGTCGGCATCGTCACACTGACCCGGCTTCTGGTCGACGGTCTGGCGGAAGCGATCGGCGGCGGCCTCGGCTGGGACAACATCCGCGGCCCGGTCCTTGTCGCGGCGGCCATGGGCGGCTTGCAGCTTCTGAGCATGGGGCTTCAGGGTGTGACCGGTTGGGTGACCACTATTCAGGGTGAAATCGTCCGCGATGTCCTGACCCGGCGGCTTCACGCCCAATCCATCGCCCTCGATTACCGGCACTACGAAGATCCGGATTTCTATGACCGGCTTCACCGGGCCCGGGCCGGAGGCGCCGATCTGCCGTTGGCCCAGGTGACGGCCATGGGCAGCATGCTCCAAAGCAGCCTGACGCTTGTGGCCATGACGGCCGTTCTTCTTCGCTACGGTCCCTGGGTGCCTCTGGCGCTCCTCATCGGCACGGCGCCGACACTGTTCATCGTTATCCGGAACAGCCGACGCCTGTACCGGTGGTCGCGGGAGTCGACACCGGAGCAGAGGCGGGTCTGGTATTACGACTGGCTGATCACCGCCCGGGACAATGCCGCCGAGCTCCGCCAGTTCGGGCTGGGAGAGTATTGGAAACGGCTCTATGAACAGCATCGCATCAAGCTCAGGAAGGAGCGTTTGTCGCTCGCCAGGCGTCAGGCGGCCGGCCAGTTCACCGCCGGGGCAATGGGAATGGCTGCGGGTGGAGCGGCTCTGGCCTGGATGGGCCGCGGAGCCATGCGGGGAGCGCTCAGTCTCGGCGACATCGCTCTCTTCGCCCAGGCTTTCAACCAGGGTCAATCCCTCATCCGATCCCTTCTGCAGAACTCGGGGCAGATGTACACGAACCTGCTCTACTTGGGAGATTTCTTCGAATTTCTCGAACTTGTCCCCGCCGACGGAAACGGAAAAGATCTGAAGCGGGATCCTGAGAATGAAAGGAATGGGGCAACCTCTCGTAATTTGCGGCCGGTCGAACTGCGGCTGGAAGGGATCGCCTTCACCTATCCCGGCTCGAAGACGCCGGCCGTCAACGACCTGTCCCTCGACATCGCGGCCGGAAAAATCACCGCCGTCGTCGGCGAGAACGGCGCGGGCAAGAGCACGCTCATCAAGCTCCTGACCCGGCTTCATGAACCGAGCGAGGGGCGGATTTTCTGGAACGGACGGGACATTCGCGATATCCCCCCGGATGAAATCCGGAAACGGACGGCCGTTCTGCTGCAAAACCCGATGCATTATCAGGAAACGGTCGGGACCAACATCCGGCTCGGCAGGCTGGAGGCCGGATCGGAAGATGTGCGCGAGGCCGCCCGGGCCTCGGGGGCGTCCGAGTTCGTGGAGCGACTGCCCCGTGATTACGAGACCCAGCTCGGCCGGATGTTCGAGGGCGGGGTCGACTTGAGCATCGGGGAATGGCAGAAACTGGCTCTGGCCCGGGCCCTGGCCCGGCCGGCCGAAATCTTCCTGCTCGACGAACCGACAAGCGCCCTCGACGCCTGGGCCGAGTCCGACTGGTACACCCGGCTGCGACGGGCGCTCGGCGGACGGACGGCGCTTATCATCACTCACCGCCTGACGACGGCCCAGCGGGCCGACCGGGTTTACGTCATGACCGGCGGCCGGATCGTGGAGTCAGGAACTCCCGAAGCGCTTCTTGCATCCGGCGGGCGATACGCCGAAGCCTGGGCGAGCCAGACCAAGTCATTCGAACCGGTTCCCTCTATCGAGACTTGA